From one Pseudobdellovibrionaceae bacterium genomic stretch:
- a CDS encoding carbonic anhydrase — translation MKKLLQGLSKFRKERRMEMKDAFADLALGQKPDVLYIGCSDSRVAVNVFASTDPGDLFVVRNVGNLVAPCGPDGKAKGHDSVWAAIEFALMALEVPHIVVCGHSECGAIQAAVTGQVPPSCDHLSHWVEQVKEGKSYGEEKLTPGLSEVNQVSQANVIRQLDNLRSSPMVKERIDAGKLTLHGWWFDIGNVEVYEFDTSGQKFVLMDEAVLAAMIADPKIG, via the coding sequence ATGAAAAAACTTTTACAGGGATTGTCCAAGTTTCGCAAGGAGCGGCGGATGGAGATGAAGGATGCCTTTGCCGATTTGGCTTTGGGTCAAAAGCCTGACGTACTTTATATTGGCTGTTCAGACAGTCGCGTTGCGGTGAATGTCTTTGCCTCGACCGACCCTGGAGATCTTTTTGTCGTCCGTAATGTGGGAAACCTCGTCGCTCCTTGTGGGCCCGACGGAAAGGCGAAAGGCCATGACTCGGTTTGGGCGGCAATTGAGTTTGCTCTCATGGCTCTTGAAGTTCCCCATATTGTTGTTTGTGGCCACTCGGAGTGTGGAGCGATTCAAGCTGCGGTAACCGGCCAAGTGCCGCCCTCTTGTGATCATTTGAGTCACTGGGTAGAGCAGGTGAAGGAGGGGAAATCGTATGGTGAAGAAAAGCTTACTCCCGGCCTTAGTGAAGTAAACCAGGTATCGCAGGCAAACGTAATTCGCCAGCTCGATAATTTGCGCTCTTCGCCTATGGTAAAAGAGCGAATTGACGCCGGAAAACTCACCCTTCACGGCTGGTGGTTTGATATTGGCAATGTCGAGGTCTACGAGTTTGACACAAGCGGGCAAAAATTCGTTCTCATGGATGAAGCCGTCTTGGCTGCAATGATCGCGGACCCCAAAATCGGGTAA
- the dauA gene encoding C4-dicarboxylic acid transporter DauA, giving the protein MMHQRYTRKLSPTLFPFVGVRLFTALRKRFEEGYSLSDLRSDLMSGVVVGMIAVPLGMALAIASGVPPQHGLYTVIIGGAVVALLGGSRFQVTGPTAAFVVLLAPVAHKFGLGGLLLSGFIAGIILLSMGLARLGKMIQFIPYPVTTGFTTGIAVVIATLQLKDFFGLQTPEMPERFLEKLMVLIDARRTANLTEFSIALLTLLLLIFWPKINKKIPAPLIALTGVSILTVLLRKWIPGFEVATIGNRFSFDLGGVIGHGVPQALPHLNLPWNFKAADGSPFQLSLEALEALFPSAFAIAILGAIESLLSAVVADGIAHTKHDPDAELVALGIGNLLCPFFGGIPATGAIARTATNIRFGARSPLSAVFHAVFTLLVLLLLAPLVSYLPMAALAALLMLVAYNMSEAKHFFHILKVAPRSDVLVLLLCFSLTVIFDMVLGVTVGVVLAALLFIRRMAEVTGGHALSVGESHPLINNKQIPHDIIVYEIDGPLFFGAAEKAADTLTRITDDVRGVIFLMDDVPVMDVTGLVAFESAVRKLATGQRKICLVGLRPQPKELIEKSELSAGQSNILLSESVDEALKLMASVE; this is encoded by the coding sequence TTGATGCATCAACGTTATACCCGCAAACTGTCACCAACCCTGTTTCCATTTGTTGGAGTTCGTTTATTTACTGCACTTAGAAAAAGATTTGAGGAGGGTTACTCACTTTCTGATTTGCGTTCCGACCTCATGTCAGGAGTGGTTGTAGGAATGATTGCCGTACCCCTAGGTATGGCTTTAGCCATAGCCAGTGGTGTTCCCCCACAACATGGACTTTATACCGTAATCATTGGTGGTGCGGTGGTAGCCCTTCTGGGGGGGTCACGGTTTCAAGTCACGGGTCCTACGGCCGCATTTGTGGTTCTTCTTGCCCCCGTGGCTCACAAATTTGGCTTAGGTGGGCTACTGCTTTCTGGTTTTATTGCGGGAATTATTCTTTTATCTATGGGGTTGGCCCGGCTTGGTAAGATGATCCAATTTATCCCATATCCGGTGACGACAGGATTTACCACTGGAATTGCGGTTGTTATTGCTACTCTGCAGCTCAAAGACTTCTTCGGATTGCAAACGCCTGAAATGCCCGAACGCTTTTTAGAAAAGTTAATGGTTCTTATCGACGCTAGGAGGACGGCAAATCTGACGGAATTTTCAATTGCGTTATTGACACTACTTCTTCTTATTTTCTGGCCAAAGATCAACAAAAAGATTCCGGCACCATTGATAGCCTTGACCGGAGTCTCAATCTTAACGGTTCTTCTTAGAAAATGGATCCCAGGTTTTGAGGTGGCCACCATTGGCAATCGCTTCAGCTTTGATCTCGGAGGGGTAATCGGACATGGTGTTCCTCAAGCCTTACCTCACCTTAATCTTCCGTGGAATTTTAAGGCTGCTGATGGGAGCCCATTTCAATTATCTCTTGAGGCCTTGGAGGCTCTTTTTCCGTCTGCCTTTGCCATCGCAATATTGGGCGCAATTGAGTCGCTACTTTCTGCAGTGGTCGCCGATGGAATCGCTCATACTAAACATGATCCTGACGCTGAGCTGGTGGCATTGGGAATTGGGAACTTATTGTGTCCCTTTTTTGGCGGAATACCAGCGACAGGAGCTATTGCTCGGACGGCTACCAATATCCGCTTTGGAGCAAGGTCGCCACTGTCGGCGGTATTCCACGCTGTTTTTACTTTATTAGTATTGTTGCTGTTAGCACCCTTGGTTTCATATCTGCCGATGGCCGCTTTGGCCGCGCTATTGATGTTAGTTGCTTACAATATGTCGGAGGCTAAACATTTCTTTCATATTTTAAAGGTGGCGCCCAGGAGCGATGTTCTTGTCCTTCTTCTGTGCTTCTCTCTTACTGTTATCTTCGACATGGTTCTTGGTGTAACGGTCGGCGTGGTGCTTGCGGCTCTTCTTTTTATAAGAAGAATGGCTGAAGTGACAGGGGGGCATGCTCTTTCAGTCGGCGAATCACACCCACTTATCAATAACAAGCAAATCCCCCATGATATTATTGTGTATGAAATTGACGGACCTCTATTCTTTGGCGCCGCAGAGAAGGCCGCTGACACCCTTACTAGAATCACCGATGATGTCCGCGGAGTTATTTTTTTAATGGATGACGTTCCTGTGATGGACGTTACTGGGCTTGTTGCGTTTGAAAGTGCTGTCCGAAAGTTGGCAACCGGACAAAGAAAAATTTGCCTCGTGGGATTAAGACCACAGCCAAAAGAGCTGATTGAAAAATCAGAATTGAGCGCTGGCCAAAGCAATATTTTACTTTCAGAAAGTGTTGATGAAGCACTGAAGTTAATGGCCAGTGTAGAATGA
- the gmhA gene encoding D-sedoheptulose 7-phosphate isomerase, producing the protein MENKDIWLKSLSEAHQVIEIFLNDSQQLQACEKFGELLLKTFQGGGNLFTCGNGGSHCDAMHFAEEWTGRYRKDRKPLGALALGDPSHTTCVSNDYGFEQIFSRQLEGLGRKGDLLVGLSTSGNSKNVIHAFKSAKALGITSVALLGRDGGELKGMADLAIVVPAQTSDRIQEVHIKIIHTVIEVVERQLFPENYRS; encoded by the coding sequence ATGGAAAATAAAGATATCTGGCTAAAGTCCCTCTCGGAGGCTCACCAGGTGATCGAGATTTTTTTAAATGATTCTCAACAATTACAGGCCTGCGAAAAGTTTGGTGAGCTGTTACTCAAGACCTTCCAAGGCGGCGGCAACCTGTTTACCTGTGGGAATGGGGGAAGTCACTGTGACGCCATGCATTTTGCTGAGGAGTGGACTGGTCGCTATCGCAAGGATCGTAAGCCCTTGGGGGCTCTGGCTTTGGGTGACCCTAGTCACACCACCTGTGTAAGCAATGATTATGGATTTGAGCAGATTTTCTCTCGCCAACTCGAAGGCCTTGGTCGCAAGGGCGACCTATTGGTTGGCCTGTCTACTAGCGGAAATTCCAAAAATGTGATTCACGCCTTTAAGAGTGCCAAGGCCTTGGGAATCACCAGTGTGGCTCTACTCGGGCGCGACGGGGGCGAGCTCAAAGGGATGGCTGATTTGGCTATTGTCGTTCCGGCTCAGACCTCAGATCGCATTCAAGAGGTCCACATTAAGATCATCCACACGGTGATTGAGGTCGTCGAGCGCCAGCTCTTTCCTGAAAACTACAGATCTTGA
- a CDS encoding transcriptional repressor yields the protein MKKRADLVSYLRSKGLRMTPSKELLIQFFIDNQKRYVSSKELQDHVGVHLPDVDRTTVYRNIEKLIALELIQELDLPKTGKAYQFIFDRKAHHYYICKGCGEVKQGDGRLFARIEKALKEIHDFSKAQMSVVFYGYCLECKPGGSKETSM from the coding sequence ATGAAAAAGCGAGCAGATTTGGTTAGCTATTTGAGATCAAAAGGGCTGCGCATGACCCCTTCGAAAGAGCTTCTCATTCAGTTTTTTATCGATAACCAGAAGAGATATGTTTCGAGTAAAGAGCTGCAGGATCATGTTGGAGTTCATCTACCAGATGTTGACCGCACCACGGTTTATAGAAATATTGAAAAATTGATCGCTCTAGAGTTGATCCAGGAATTGGACCTTCCAAAGACAGGAAAGGCTTACCAGTTTATCTTCGACAGAAAAGCTCATCACTACTATATTTGTAAGGGCTGTGGCGAAGTAAAGCAGGGAGATGGGAGACTTTTTGCTCGAATCGAAAAGGCTCTCAAAGAGATTCACGATTTTTCTAAAGCACAGATGTCTGTTGTTTTTTATGGGTACTGTTTAGAATGTAAACCTGGGGGATCAAAAGAGACCTCTATGTGA